The Synechococcus sp. M16.1 genome includes the window CTCGGTTCGGCTCAGAACCAAACGCGATGAAAGCGTCAGTTCCTAAACTTTTCAATTGTCCAGGTGCGACCAGACTGTTCCTCACTCCCTCTCAGGAGATCGGTTGGTTGGTCATCGCGGCCTCTCGCGACCGCTTGAAGAACTTACAACACCGTGGGATCGCTCCCTCTTGGTCTCGTAAGCCGCCTCAGACACATCAAGACTTTCGCCTCAAGCGCTTCGGCTTGCGCGCTCGCCTCTCGGCTCCCGCGCAAGACAAAACCATAACACCACATCCCCCGCTGTCGCAATAGCGACTCTTCAGGGCTGCACTAGGGCCTCTCCCCAGGGGAGAAAACGCGCCAAATGAGCCCATGAACCGGCCGCCAGCACAGGGAAGCCAAGGTCGGCAACGTCCTCTCCTGGAGAGAGCTGCGCTGGATCCGCATCCAACCAACGAATCGGACAACCCAACTCATCCAGCACCAACCAAGCCGCCGCCAGATCCCAGATCTTGGGCGTGGCTTCTAGGGAAGCGATGGTCTGCCCCATCGCAACGCTCACCAAATTGAGGCTGGCGACACCAAGCAAACGGATCTTGCCGGGAAAACGCTGATCCGGTTTGCGCTGCAACACACGAATCGAGCGGCTGCACAGGGAAACGCAAGCACTGGTTACCAGAGCTCGGGTCTCCGAGGTCAATTGCTGATTGTTTCGAGTGGCACCCCGACCACGCAATGCGACAAAGCGTTGATTCAGCGCTGGCACATCCAGGAAAACCTCACTGGGACGGCCATCGACGAAACGGGCCACGGAAATCGCCCAATAAGGAATGCCCGCCGCAAAGTTTGTGGTCCCGTCCAAAGGGTCCACCACCCAGTAGGCCCTCGTGTTCGGAACTGTTTTAGATCCTTCCTCACTGAGGACGCCTTCACCGGGAGCGATGCTGGCCAACCCCTCCACCAGAGCGGCATCGCTCCAGCGATCACAGTCAGTAATTAAAGAACCATCGGGCTTCACATCGGAACTGATCTGACCAAAGTCCTGAAGCTGACGAGCACGGATGCGATCCAGCAACAGATGAACAGCGCCCAGTTGATCGTCACTGAGCACCGACGTCACCACAGAGGCTGAACAGGACTGCTCTCAGTTTGATCGACCGACGAACTATCGGTGGCCACCAACGGGCAAGCAGTCTTCAGCGGCGTGGGCTCAATTGGAATCGGTTGCGGATCGGATTCCGACTTGGTTCCCGAAAGTGAGGCAGCGTCGCAGGCGACTAGGGCATCCAAGCCCGTGCGGCGCTGAAGCGTTGCCAAATTGAGGTTGTAGTCAGTGATGGCACGTGCGTATTTCAGCTCTGCCTGGGTGAGATCACGTTGGCTATTGACAACCTCTCTTTGAACCCCAACTCCAGCTTGGACCCGCAGCTGAGAGAGCCGAAGAGATTCACGTGATGCCAAAACCTCAGTGGCTGTGGTCTCAAGACTCTGGATGGCGGCTCGCAGACCAAAAAAGCTGCTCTCCACCTGAAAACGGATCTGATCGCGAGTTCTCGCAAAATTGAGACGACTCTCCTCAGCAGCCTGCTTGGAGCGCTTGTATTCAGCACGAGCTCGCCCGCCGTCAAACAAACGCCAACTCGCCGTAAGGGCCGTGCTGTTCTGAACTCCATAGGTGAAATCACCCATATCAATATCACTTAAAGATGTCCGGCCGTTTTGCCCTTCCGTGCGCGAAGCCGAGGTTGAATTCACAAAGCGCACAACAGGTTGTACTGCCGCCAGAGACGCATTGGCTTGACTGTTATTAATGGAGATATCGAGGATGAGTTGATCAAGTTCTTCGCTGTAGTTGTAAGCAGCAACGATGCTTTCCTGAAGTGAGGGTTCCCATGAACCCATGGGTCGAGCGGGGGTCGCAGCGGTGGGAGTGACGTCCTGCGGAAGATCGAGCACCCTGGCCAAGTTGCGACGCTGTTCGTTCTGATCACGCAGATTGGTTGTCAAGATATTGCGGTCACGCGCCAGCTGGGTCTCCGCTTCCAGGACCTCCAGCTTTGTGTTGACACCTGCGTTGAAGCGCGCGCGCGCATCGCGATAGCTGACCAATGAAGCCTTGACAGAATCCTGGCCAATACGCACGCCCGCATCGGACTGCTGCAACGCGAAATAGGCCGTCTGCACCTCGAGACGAAGATCACGAAGTGCAATCAGGTAAGCGTCTCCTGCTCGCTCGAAGCGGTCTCGAGCAGCAGCGATCTGAGGAACGCGTGCGGGATTGATCAAATCCCAACTCACCTGCAATCGACCATTAACCCGCCACTCACGGCCATAAAACTCATTATTTGGTTTTCCGGTCAGAGGATCTGGACTGACGAAATCTGGGTTCCGATAGGAATAAGAAGCGAAATATTCGGGAAGAGCACTTGAGGTGAGGTCAACGGTGGGATACCAGGATGCAATTTCTGAGCGCAGTGATGACTTGGCCTGATCCACCTGGCTTGCAGCAGCCTTGAGGGTTGGACTGTTGAACTCCGCGAGCTGAAGCGCTTCCTCGAGTGTGAGCGGGCGCAGCTCATGGATGCGCACCTGCGCCGGCTCCTCGGGAAGAGCAAGTGGAGGGGGAGCAACCAACGACTCGAGGGATGGCGGCAAGCCCTCCACTGCTGGAGTCAAATCAGAGGGGTCTGCCTTGGGACGGGCACCCTTCGAGTCGATCGCGTCCGGCAGGGTGGCCTGATCAATCAAGACCGACTCAGATTGAACTGCGTCTTCGCTGAGCGCAGGGGGAACACCGGAAGAGACAACGCCCGCTACGAGACAAATACCCGCGGAGATCCGGCGCACAGCAATCAAAACTTTTGCGGAGTTTAGGGACTTTTCCCTACGACACCCAAAACTGCGTCCACGATGTCAGCCGCCCCATGAACGATCCGAATGGGGACCGTCAACTGCGCGGCCAGGGCTTCCAGGGTCATGTCATCCAGGAAAACGGGCTCCCCCTGCCGCAACATCACTGATGGCAGCAACAACTCATCGCCCAGCTCTCGGCCTTGCAGGCCTGTGAGCAGATCCTGTCCCGTCAGCAATCCAGTCACCACTTGCTCCTGCCCCCAGTAGGGACTCGGCAACCCGATCAGGTGAAACTCGACGCCATCAACTGCATTCAGCCGTTCAGCCACAGGCTGCAACGCCTGCGCCACGATCTGACCGACCACCCAGCTGCAACGACGGGGCTGAGAAACCGCGCTGGGCAAGTCCTGAGTTGCCGCATCCAACGCTTCAAGGAAGGCACGGATGCTGCCCACGCCGTTTTCCTGCTGCGGAAGATCCTCGTAGTTATCCCGGGGCGGCAAGGGCAATCCCGCCACCAGGTACCACTCATCAGAGAGCCAGGCGAAACGGGTGCCCAAAACCTCCTGAAAATGCTGCTGCATGGGTTCCACCTGAGCAATCACCCTGCGGGCGCAGTCCGGATCCACAGGAACCAAGCCATCGTCAGCCGGCCTGAAACGGGTGAGCCCCACCGGCACCACCGCCGCAGACAGCACCGCCGGCCAGGGACCAGCCGCGAAGGAGGCGAGGTCATTCAGCGTTCTCGCCAAGGCAGGACCGTCATTCAGTCCCGGACAAACCACCACCTGGGCATGGATTTGCAGATCGCGCTGATCAAACCAGGCGAGCTGGTCCATCACCTGGGCAGCTCGCGGATTCACCAGCAGTCGTGAACGCAGCTCGGGATCCGTGGCATGCACCGACACAAACAACGGCGATAAACGCTGCTCTTCAATTCGCTGCCAGTCGGCCTCGCCCAGGTTGGTGAGCGTCAGATAGGAGCCATAGAGAAAACTCAGGCGGTAATCGTCGTCTTTGAGATAAAGGCTGTCGCGCCGCCCGGGGGGCTGCTGATCGATAAAACAGAACGGACAGTTGTTATTGCACTGGCGCAAGCCATCGAACAGAGCCTCTGTGAAAGCCAACCCAAGGCCGTCATCGGCATCCTTCTCCA containing:
- a CDS encoding inositol monophosphatase family protein, with the translated sequence MVTSVLSDDQLGAVHLLLDRIRARQLQDFGQISSDVKPDGSLITDCDRWSDAALVEGLASIAPGEGVLSEEGSKTVPNTRAYWVVDPLDGTTNFAAGIPYWAISVARFVDGRPSEVFLDVPALNQRFVALRGRGATRNNQQLTSETRALVTSACVSLCSRSIRVLQRKPDQRFPGKIRLLGVASLNLVSVAMGQTIASLEATPKIWDLAAAWLVLDELGCPIRWLDADPAQLSPGEDVADLGFPVLAAGSWAHLARFLPWGEALVQP
- a CDS encoding TolC family protein, producing the protein MRRISAGICLVAGVVSSGVPPALSEDAVQSESVLIDQATLPDAIDSKGARPKADPSDLTPAVEGLPPSLESLVAPPPLALPEEPAQVRIHELRPLTLEEALQLAEFNSPTLKAAASQVDQAKSSLRSEIASWYPTVDLTSSALPEYFASYSYRNPDFVSPDPLTGKPNNEFYGREWRVNGRLQVSWDLINPARVPQIAAARDRFERAGDAYLIALRDLRLEVQTAYFALQQSDAGVRIGQDSVKASLVSYRDARARFNAGVNTKLEVLEAETQLARDRNILTTNLRDQNEQRRNLARVLDLPQDVTPTAATPARPMGSWEPSLQESIVAAYNYSEELDQLILDISINNSQANASLAAVQPVVRFVNSTSASRTEGQNGRTSLSDIDMGDFTYGVQNSTALTASWRLFDGGRARAEYKRSKQAAEESRLNFARTRDQIRFQVESSFFGLRAAIQSLETTATEVLASRESLRLSQLRVQAGVGVQREVVNSQRDLTQAELKYARAITDYNLNLATLQRRTGLDALVACDAASLSGTKSESDPQPIPIEPTPLKTACPLVATDSSSVDQTESSPVQPLW
- a CDS encoding TIGR03279 family radical SAM protein is translated as MWNEPSAGVAVAALDPNSSGRQPQPAVVASVEAGSIGEELGFEPGDQLLSINGIRPRDLIDYRYLCVEEELCLEVRDAKGALHRVELEKDADDGLGLAFTEALFDGLRQCNNNCPFCFIDQQPPGRRDSLYLKDDDYRLSFLYGSYLTLTNLGEADWQRIEEQRLSPLFVSVHATDPELRSRLLVNPRAAQVMDQLAWFDQRDLQIHAQVVVCPGLNDGPALARTLNDLASFAAGPWPAVLSAAVVPVGLTRFRPADDGLVPVDPDCARRVIAQVEPMQQHFQEVLGTRFAWLSDEWYLVAGLPLPPRDNYEDLPQQENGVGSIRAFLEALDAATQDLPSAVSQPRRCSWVVGQIVAQALQPVAERLNAVDGVEFHLIGLPSPYWGQEQVVTGLLTGQDLLTGLQGRELGDELLLPSVMLRQGEPVFLDDMTLEALAAQLTVPIRIVHGAADIVDAVLGVVGKSP